The genomic stretch GATGGCCCCTTCTGCCCACTGCGTCCTGGGAGAACACCGTGTGCTGTTGAGATACAGGTCGACGAACTTAGTGGCGGTTTAGAAGAGTCCAAAAAGGTGGAAGGTCAATTTCAGATGCCACTTCCGCCCAGCGGGGATACTTACACGTTCTCGGCAACTGTGACGGTCGACCCGGAGGACGGCGTGGAAGAGTCATCCGAGACTGACAACACCGAGACCAAGGATCATCGGGTGTCTGGGTGAATTGTGACTGGTATACCTTCAGAGATGATTGGCAGATACCGTGTTATCGCGAACTTGGCGTCGGGAAGTCAGGGAACTGTGTACCGCGCCCACAATCCTGACCTTGACCGGGAGGTAGCACTGAAGGTAATGCATCCGCACTTGGCTAATCCAGACGTGATCACTCGCCTCCAGCGGGAGGCAAGAATAGTCGCGTCGATAAGCCACGCGAACATCGCAGTCCTCACGGACATCGGAGAGCACGAGGGAGCGCAATTCATTGCAATTGAGTATGTCCCTCACACAGCCAGGGAGCTCATTGACCGTGGTCCTATGGACGTTTCGCGAGCCATCACAATTGCATATAAGGCGGCACTTGCAATGGAGGCTGCTCGAACGAGCAGGCATGGGATTACACACCATGACATCAAGCCGGACAATCTCTTGCTGACGTCTCTTGGACATGAGGGAGTGGTGAAGCTGATCGACTTCGGGTTAGCTCACGCAGCAGACTTGGCTCCCATGACAACCACAGGTTCCCAGTGGGGAACACCGTACTACATGCCTCCCGAGCAGTGGATGGGAGAAGGCGGAGACCCACGATCAGACGTGTACTCATTGGGAGTGGACCTGTACCAGATGTTGACTGGACAAGTCCCATTCAGTTCGACAGCATCGAACAGTCTGGCGCAGCACCACGAGATAGCCCGTCAGCACATAGAGGTCGATGCAGCGACGCTTCGTTCAATCCGGGGGGACATGTCAGTGTCGCTGGAGGCGATAGTCGTCAGGTGCATGGCGAAGTCCCCCGGTGATCGGTACCAGACGCCAGGTGAGATGGCGAATGCCCTGGCAGAAGTCATTGGACTAGCAACGACACCGGGTGTGTCCCTGCCTGTCCCGAGACCACCAGTTGACGTAGGGAGAGGTGCCTCGAAGCCTCCACGGCGAAACCGGCTTCCGCTGATGGCGGCCGGAGGGTTGCGAGCGACGATCGTAATTGTGCTCATCGTAGTTGTTGCATCTCAGTCACGTGAGAACATTGAACGTCCCATACTTCCAGACCGTCCAGCGCCTCCTTCTGGAGCTCCGCCCGCCGTCTTGAGTCCCACACCGACCCATACTCCGGTGTCCGTCTCAGCGGGTGCGGGAACTCTGGTGATGGCATTTACAGCGACGCCGACTAACTCACCGGTCGCCACTCCTACGGAGACCCCTGTTCCGACTCCAACGGGTACGCATACACCCACGTCCACACCAGAACTTACGGTGACCCCTGTCCCTACGCTGATCCCGTACCCTCTGCAGCCGACTTACACGCCTCTGCCCACAAGCACATCAAGACCGATACCTGCATCACTGCCTACAAGTACGCCAAGACCAACCGAGACCCGTACTCCGATTTCTACGCCGACTCCGTATCCCTTAAAGCCCACATACACACCCCTGCCAACAAGCACACCGGAACCAACCGCGACTCGTTCTCCGATCCCTACGCCGACCTATACGCCCACGCGCGCACCGAAGCCAACTGCTACACCTACGCGCACACCAACGCCATCGGTCACTCCCACACGCACTGCGACCCCGATTCCCTTCCATACGGCGACCCCGACTCCAATTCCCACCACTCAGCTGCGGTGGCGTTACGAGACCAACGGAAGCAGGTGGTCGTCGCCTACTTTAGCTGGCGGAGCTGTATACATCGGGTCGACGGATAACAGTGTGTACGCTCTACATGCGCGTAGCGGAGAGCTGATTTGGACCTATGGGACGGATGGTGACGTTCAGTCCTCGCCTGCGGTGTCTAACGGCGTGGTATTCGTCGGCTCATGGGATAGCTATCTGTACGCTCTGGATGCGGCAACCGACGACCGGAAGTGGAGCTACTCGACAGATAGCAGAATTGTTTCGTCGCCATCCGTGGCCAACGGGGTGGTGTACGTTGGATCAAACTATCACCGTCTGTACGCACTGGACGCGGACACCGGAGAGCTGGTCTGGAGCTACGAGACAGGGGGCGCCGTCCAATCCTCGCCTGCGGTAGCTGACGGGAAAGTGTATGTCGGCTCGAACGACCACTACGTCTACGCGCTGGACGCAGGCACCGGAGAACCGGTCTGGAGTCATGAGACAGAGGATGTCGTGCAATCCTCGCCATCTGTAGCTGCCAGGAAGGTGTACGTTGGCTTAGGCGATGACTTGGTTTACGCGCTGGATGCGACCACGGGAGTCGTGGCCTGGACATATGATGCAAGATACCCGGTGCTCTCCTTACCCGCAGGGTCGAATGGCGCAGTGTACATAGGATCAGAGAATGGCACTCTTCACGCGGTGGATGGCAATACCGAGAACGAGTTATGGACTTCCACAAAGGGTAGTCCACAATCCTCGCCGGCAGTAGCTGGAGGGGCTGTATACATCGGGGCAAGGAATGGCCAACTGTACGTACTGCGTGCTGACACTGGGGACGAGCTTCGGAGTCACCAGTTGGGGGCGCCGTACACTCCTCATCCGCAGTGGAAAATGTCATGGTGTACATCGCATCGCTGGACGAGTACCTGAACGCACTGGATGCATGGTAGCCCAACTCAATTGTAGTAATACATCTCTGGGACGTGACAGCTTAAAGCCTAAAGTAAGAGCGCTATGACAGATTCGACAGAAGAAGTAATCGGCAGATACCAGGTTCTTGAGAACCTTGCTTCTGGAAGCCAGGGCACTGTCTATCACGCCTACGATCCTGAGCTAGAACGCGAGGTCGCCCTCAAGGTCCTTCACCCGCACCTGACGACCGAGGATATCGTCGCGCG from Dehalococcoidia bacterium encodes the following:
- a CDS encoding PQQ-binding-like beta-propeller repeat protein, whose amino-acid sequence is MIGRYRVIANLASGSQGTVYRAHNPDLDREVALKVMHPHLANPDVITRLQREARIVASISHANIAVLTDIGEHEGAQFIAIEYVPHTARELIDRGPMDVSRAITIAYKAALAMEAARTSRHGITHHDIKPDNLLLTSLGHEGVVKLIDFGLAHAADLAPMTTTGSQWGTPYYMPPEQWMGEGGDPRSDVYSLGVDLYQMLTGQVPFSSTASNSLAQHHEIARQHIEVDAATLRSIRGDMSVSLEAIVVRCMAKSPGDRYQTPGEMANALAEVIGLATTPGVSLPVPRPPVDVGRGASKPPRRNRLPLMAAGGLRATIVIVLIVVVASQSRENIERPILPDRPAPPSGAPPAVLSPTPTHTPVSVSAGAGTLVMAFTATPTNSPVATPTETPVPTPTGTHTPTSTPELTVTPVPTLIPYPLQPTYTPLPTSTSRPIPASLPTSTPRPTETRTPISTPTPYPLKPTYTPLPTSTPEPTATRSPIPTPTYTPTRAPKPTATPTRTPTPSVTPTRTATPIPFHTATPTPIPTTQLRWRYETNGSRWSSPTLAGGAVYIGSTDNSVYALHARSGELIWTYGTDGDVQSSPAVSNGVVFVGSWDSYLYALDAATDDRKWSYSTDSRIVSSPSVANGVVYVGSNYHRLYALDADTGELVWSYETGGAVQSSPAVADGKVYVGSNDHYVYALDAGTGEPVWSHETEDVVQSSPSVAARKVYVGLGDDLVYALDATTGVVAWTYDARYPVLSLPAGSNGAVYIGSENGTLHAVDGNTENELWTSTKGSPQSSPAVAGGAVYIGARNGQLYVLRADTGDELRSHQLGAPYTPHPQWKMSWCTSHRWTST